One part of the Rhodococcus oxybenzonivorans genome encodes these proteins:
- a CDS encoding SDR family NAD(P)-dependent oxidoreductase: MIISPDTRVAVVTGASSGIGEATARTLADQGFHVVIGARRVDRLEKIAGDIGGTALELDVTDDDSVDAFTAVLPRVDVLVNNAGGAKGLAPVLDADLDDWRWMWETNVLGTLRVTRALLPKLVDSGNGLIVTITSVAALEAYDNGAGYTSAKHAQAVLHRTLRGELLGKPVRLTEVAPGAVETEFSLVRFEGDKERADKVYEGITPLVAADVADIIGFVASRPSHVNIDQIVVKPRDQASSGRFHRTT, encoded by the coding sequence ATGATCATCTCACCCGACACCCGCGTCGCCGTTGTCACCGGAGCGAGCTCCGGAATCGGCGAAGCCACCGCCCGCACACTGGCTGACCAGGGCTTTCATGTGGTCATCGGAGCGAGGCGGGTGGATCGACTGGAAAAGATCGCCGGGGACATCGGGGGTACGGCGCTCGAGCTCGACGTCACCGACGACGACTCGGTGGACGCCTTCACGGCAGTCCTGCCCCGGGTGGATGTGCTGGTGAACAACGCGGGTGGGGCCAAGGGGCTGGCGCCGGTCCTCGACGCCGACCTCGACGACTGGCGCTGGATGTGGGAGACGAACGTCCTGGGAACCCTGCGGGTGACCAGGGCGCTCCTGCCCAAACTCGTCGACTCGGGCAACGGACTGATCGTCACCATCACGTCGGTGGCGGCGCTCGAGGCCTACGACAACGGCGCGGGCTACACCTCGGCCAAACACGCACAGGCCGTGCTGCATCGGACGCTGCGTGGAGAGTTGCTGGGCAAGCCTGTTCGCCTCACCGAGGTTGCGCCGGGCGCCGTGGAGACGGAGTTCTCGCTGGTGCGGTTCGAGGGCGACAAGGAACGCGCCGACAAGGTGTACGAGGGGATCACTCCGCTGGTAGCCGCCGACGTCGCCGACATCATCGGTTTCGTGGCGTCGCGCCCCTCGCACGTCAACATCGACCAGA
- a CDS encoding TauD/TfdA dioxygenase family protein: MSIDFAPDQVADSPAVPGAAGVVQLGEHIGARIDGVRLGGDLDPATVSLIHRALLTHKVIFFRGQQHLTDDSQYEFAQLLGSPTTAHPTVTSRGTTVLPIDSDYGKANSWHTDVTFVDRIPKASILRAVQLPTYGGSTTWASGVAAYNALPEPLKILAENLWATHTNVYDYAATSAERAQNEKTQEYRAEFQSTYFETVHPVVRVHPETGERTLLLGHFVKNLVGLSSAQSQALFRILQDHAISLEYTTRWNWQPGDVAIWDNRATQHYAVADYGDQYRRLNRITLAGDVPVDIHGERSRSIAGDASSYSVIDEPAPVRG; encoded by the coding sequence ATGTCTATCGATTTCGCGCCCGATCAGGTTGCCGACTCCCCTGCCGTTCCGGGCGCCGCCGGCGTCGTACAACTGGGCGAACACATCGGAGCCCGGATCGACGGTGTTCGGCTCGGCGGCGACCTCGACCCCGCCACGGTGTCGCTGATCCATCGGGCGCTGCTCACCCACAAAGTGATCTTCTTCCGCGGACAGCAGCACCTGACGGACGATTCCCAGTACGAGTTCGCACAGCTGCTCGGCTCCCCCACCACCGCGCACCCCACCGTCACCTCGCGGGGAACCACGGTGCTGCCCATCGACTCCGACTACGGCAAGGCCAACAGCTGGCACACGGACGTGACCTTCGTCGACCGCATCCCGAAGGCGTCGATTCTGCGTGCCGTGCAACTTCCGACCTACGGAGGCTCCACCACCTGGGCGTCCGGGGTCGCGGCTTACAACGCGCTTCCGGAGCCGCTCAAGATTCTCGCCGAGAACCTGTGGGCCACCCACACCAACGTCTACGACTACGCCGCGACGAGCGCGGAGCGGGCGCAGAACGAGAAGACGCAGGAGTACCGCGCCGAGTTCCAGTCCACCTACTTCGAGACGGTGCACCCGGTGGTGCGGGTGCACCCGGAGACCGGCGAACGCACCCTGCTGCTCGGCCATTTCGTGAAGAATCTCGTCGGCCTGAGTTCTGCACAATCACAGGCGCTGTTCCGGATTCTGCAGGATCACGCCATCTCCCTCGAGTACACGACCCGGTGGAACTGGCAGCCGGGCGATGTCGCCATCTGGGACAACCGCGCAACGCAGCACTACGCCGTCGCCGATTACGGGGATCAGTACCGCCGGCTCAATCGCATCACCCTGGCCGGGGACGTGCCCGTCGACATCCACGGCGAACGCAGCCGCAGCATCGCAGGCGACGCGAGCAGCTACTCGGTCATCGACGAGCCCGCGCCCGTTCGCGGGTAA
- a CDS encoding ROK family transcriptional regulator yields the protein MSTPTLSSSNLSASPRFQRPLSRPRLTIVPPELRISDGPAAGVLRVARARGPLSRDVAAKATGLSIATVNRQVSTLLDLGLLRERGDLTPSGAIGRPRVPFEVNHEPYLTVGIHIGAVVTSILASDLRGKVLGAVEVPTPRGPSAEALTGIARSARAFASRWHRRSPLWAGVALGGRVDAQTGVVDHPRLGWKSAQVGAIIAAGLGLPVSVAAHVEAMAASELLLRSDSEDFVAQGETGLYFYARETAGIAITIDGRVHTPSSGPGSIAHLPTGSSAQCSCGSSGCLEATISDRAILGAAVSAGILPESARLPSMSALYKAAAAGSVVAHDLLVERALVLGKAVAMLRDLFNPDRVILGGQAFTEYPAGIPHVAEAFARSSSLERKDIRITGFGNRVQEYASTVVSLSALYSDPVGAMRRVSLQ from the coding sequence GTGTCTACACCCACTCTTTCCAGTTCGAACCTGAGCGCCTCTCCCCGGTTCCAGCGTCCCTTGTCTCGTCCGCGCCTGACCATCGTTCCTCCCGAACTGCGGATCAGCGACGGTCCCGCCGCCGGTGTCCTTCGCGTGGCCCGTGCTCGCGGCCCCCTGTCGCGGGATGTGGCCGCCAAGGCGACCGGCCTCAGTATTGCGACCGTCAATCGTCAGGTATCGACGCTTCTCGATCTCGGGTTGCTCCGCGAGCGCGGCGATCTCACGCCCTCCGGTGCGATCGGTCGTCCCCGCGTCCCGTTCGAGGTGAACCACGAGCCGTATCTCACCGTGGGAATCCACATCGGCGCCGTGGTTACCAGCATCCTCGCGAGCGATCTGCGCGGAAAGGTGCTCGGGGCTGTGGAAGTTCCGACGCCGCGCGGTCCGTCCGCCGAGGCTCTGACCGGTATCGCCCGCAGCGCACGGGCTTTCGCGTCCCGCTGGCACCGGCGCAGTCCGCTGTGGGCGGGCGTCGCTCTCGGTGGACGCGTCGATGCGCAGACAGGTGTGGTCGATCATCCCCGGTTGGGGTGGAAATCGGCGCAGGTCGGAGCCATCATCGCCGCCGGGCTCGGATTGCCGGTGTCCGTCGCCGCCCACGTCGAAGCGATGGCCGCGTCGGAACTGTTACTGAGGTCGGACAGTGAGGATTTCGTGGCGCAGGGTGAAACGGGGCTGTACTTCTACGCGCGCGAAACCGCGGGAATTGCCATCACCATCGACGGCCGGGTGCACACGCCGTCGAGTGGGCCGGGTTCCATCGCGCACCTCCCCACCGGTTCCTCGGCGCAGTGCTCCTGCGGCTCGAGCGGATGCCTCGAAGCGACGATCAGCGATCGTGCAATTCTCGGTGCCGCAGTGTCGGCGGGCATCCTGCCGGAGTCGGCACGGCTGCCGTCGATGAGTGCGCTGTACAAGGCGGCGGCGGCCGGATCGGTTGTTGCGCACGATCTTCTGGTCGAGCGCGCTCTGGTGCTGGGCAAGGCGGTGGCCATGCTGCGGGACCTGTTCAATCCGGATCGGGTGATCCTCGGTGGTCAGGCCTTCACCGAGTATCCGGCCGGAATTCCGCACGTGGCCGAGGCGTTCGCTCGATCGTCGTCGTTGGAGCGCAAGGACATTCGCATCACGGGCTTCGGAAACCGGGTGCAGGAGTATGCGTCGACGGTGGTGTCATTGAGCGCTCTGTACTCGGACCCGGTCGGTGCGATGCGGCGTGTGTCTCTCCAGTAG
- a CDS encoding tocopherol cyclase family protein, whose translation MSWLLRAYRATGADLPFGNLLATHGVAMEGYFWRFTQPATGQVVIALAGINRATDGQWSTLGLAAHPNRFLRTDAYPEGHAESAGLGAFAGRAFRGTADRVQVDLGPDARLDVRVTDRVGWPHRRFGGSSVFQSVPALNQYWHPWLLGGRAEGTAVLGDTEIDLSGAQVYAEKNWGKGGFPDSWWWGQAQGFADRQACVAFAGGEISAGPLRTEVTAVVAALPDGTVFRLGNPVTSPVRAHVTEDRWSLRGRSRTWSVEIEGTSPLGSAHVLPVPLPEERRNIAGALEHLAGSMSVTVRRRGRLVWADESPLAALEHGGIERAREELRRRGAAPDATSAPPLS comes from the coding sequence ATGTCTTGGTTGCTGCGCGCCTACCGCGCCACGGGAGCCGACCTGCCGTTCGGCAACCTCCTCGCAACGCACGGCGTCGCAATGGAGGGTTACTTCTGGCGGTTCACCCAGCCGGCCACGGGCCAGGTGGTCATCGCGCTGGCCGGCATCAACCGCGCTACGGACGGTCAGTGGTCGACGCTCGGCCTGGCCGCCCATCCCAATCGGTTCCTGCGCACCGACGCCTACCCGGAGGGACACGCGGAGTCCGCTGGGCTGGGAGCGTTCGCAGGCAGGGCGTTCCGCGGCACCGCCGACCGCGTCCAGGTAGATCTCGGACCGGATGCGCGACTCGACGTCCGGGTGACCGATCGCGTCGGATGGCCGCATCGCCGCTTCGGCGGATCCAGCGTCTTCCAGAGCGTTCCGGCGCTCAACCAGTACTGGCATCCGTGGTTGCTCGGCGGCAGAGCCGAGGGCACCGCGGTGCTCGGCGACACCGAAATCGATCTCAGCGGCGCACAGGTGTACGCCGAGAAGAACTGGGGGAAGGGCGGTTTCCCCGACTCCTGGTGGTGGGGGCAGGCTCAGGGATTCGCCGATCGCCAGGCGTGCGTGGCGTTCGCGGGCGGCGAGATCTCCGCAGGCCCGCTGCGGACCGAGGTGACCGCCGTGGTCGCCGCCCTGCCCGACGGCACCGTGTTCCGCCTCGGCAACCCCGTCACCTCCCCGGTACGAGCACACGTGACCGAGGATCGCTGGTCGCTGCGGGGACGAAGCCGCACCTGGAGTGTCGAGATCGAGGGCACTTCCCCGCTCGGCTCCGCACACGTGCTGCCGGTACCGCTGCCCGAGGAACGTCGCAACATCGCGGGCGCCCTCGAACATCTCGCCGGGTCGATGAGTGTCACCGTCCGTCGCCGTGGTCGTCTCGTGTGGGCAGACGAATCTCCTCTGGCAGCGCTCGAACACGGGGGCATCGAGCGCGCCCGCGAGGAACTGCGGCGACGGGGAGCCGCACCGGACGCCACGTCGGCGCCACCCCTCAGCTGA
- a CDS encoding PIG-L family deacetylase: MSVLVCFHAHPDDEVFTTGGVMRQAADAGHRVVVVTATDGALGEVPDGILSEGESLAERRRRELEHSTTLLGAARVVMLHYADSGMAGTPENDNPAAFCNADVEEAAARLAAVLVEEAADVVTIYDPNGGYGHPDHVQVHHVGVRAAEMSGVPHVYEAAVSRDHIRGLLAANPQWSEDAQPPDLDSFGLPESEITTVVDVSGVLEVKRAAMHAHATQIGDFGPFLAMPDEQLRAVFGQEWFRRRGAPDGLAESSLPL; the protein is encoded by the coding sequence ATGAGTGTCCTGGTGTGTTTCCACGCCCATCCCGACGACGAAGTGTTCACGACCGGCGGTGTGATGCGGCAGGCCGCGGACGCCGGTCATCGCGTGGTCGTCGTCACGGCCACGGACGGGGCGCTCGGCGAGGTTCCCGACGGGATCCTGAGCGAAGGCGAATCGCTCGCCGAACGGCGCAGGCGCGAGCTCGAGCACTCGACCACCCTCCTCGGCGCCGCGCGGGTCGTGATGCTCCACTACGCGGACTCGGGGATGGCCGGCACGCCGGAGAACGACAACCCGGCTGCGTTCTGCAACGCCGACGTCGAGGAGGCGGCCGCCCGGCTGGCCGCCGTACTCGTCGAGGAAGCCGCCGACGTCGTCACCATCTACGACCCCAACGGCGGGTACGGGCACCCCGACCACGTCCAGGTGCACCACGTGGGAGTCCGCGCCGCGGAGATGTCCGGTGTGCCGCACGTGTACGAGGCTGCCGTGAGCCGCGACCACATCCGGGGTCTGCTGGCCGCCAACCCCCAATGGTCCGAGGACGCGCAGCCGCCGGACCTCGACAGCTTCGGCCTACCAGAGTCGGAGATCACCACGGTCGTCGATGTCAGCGGGGTTCTCGAGGTCAAGCGGGCGGCGATGCATGCGCACGCCACCCAGATCGGCGATTTCGGGCCCTTCCTCGCCATGCCGGACGAGCAGCTCCGTGCGGTGTTCGGCCAGGAGTGGTTCCGCCGCCGCGGGGCGCCGGACGGTCTCGCGGAATCGTCGCTTCCGCTCTGA
- a CDS encoding alpha/beta fold hydrolase: MAIRETLGVDGTPLVYSVTGAEDARPLVLLHGWAQSSKCWGTEVLDELAARYRVIAPDLRGHGYSGVPTTGYDDSAVWAGDVRAVLAAEDVTSGAVLLGWSYGGLVICDYLATHGSAAVDGVVLVGAITSIGRGEKGGKVGPAMREAVPGAMSEEPRVAIRALGAFGTALTGPPEGKGAQSQALFGASLSTPPRVRAALFDRAASHDDLLRRLDVPVLVIHGTEDSVVDVAAGRHAADLVPNAQASFWDGCDHGPFVEDPARFVKEIGEFVGNLD; encoded by the coding sequence ATGGCTATTCGTGAAACCTTGGGCGTCGACGGAACGCCGCTCGTCTACTCGGTCACCGGCGCCGAGGACGCGCGCCCCCTCGTCCTGCTGCACGGCTGGGCGCAGTCCTCGAAGTGCTGGGGCACCGAGGTGCTGGACGAACTGGCGGCCCGGTACCGGGTGATCGCTCCCGATCTACGCGGGCACGGGTATTCGGGCGTGCCCACCACCGGCTACGACGACTCCGCGGTCTGGGCCGGAGACGTGCGCGCGGTCCTTGCCGCCGAAGACGTCACGTCCGGGGCCGTCCTCCTCGGATGGTCGTACGGTGGGCTCGTCATCTGCGATTATCTCGCCACGCACGGGAGCGCCGCGGTCGACGGGGTGGTGCTCGTCGGTGCGATCACCAGCATCGGCCGGGGGGAGAAGGGCGGCAAAGTCGGCCCAGCGATGCGGGAAGCGGTTCCCGGCGCGATGTCGGAAGAGCCGCGCGTCGCCATTCGCGCGCTCGGCGCGTTCGGGACCGCCCTCACCGGCCCGCCCGAAGGAAAGGGTGCGCAGTCGCAGGCGCTGTTCGGCGCGAGCCTCAGCACCCCGCCACGGGTACGTGCGGCCCTCTTCGACCGCGCTGCGAGCCACGACGACCTGCTGCGGCGGCTCGACGTCCCTGTTCTGGTGATCCACGGCACCGAGGACTCCGTCGTGGACGTCGCGGCAGGCAGGCACGCCGCCGACCTCGTGCCGAACGCGCAGGCGTCGTTCTGGGACGGCTGCGACCACGGACCGTTCGTCGAGGATCCGGCCCGGTTCGTCAAAGAGATCGGCGAGTTCGTCGGCAACCTCGATTAG